One Lacticaseibacillus rhamnosus genomic window carries:
- a CDS encoding LysR family transcriptional regulator codes for MFNLLRTFMAVYETRSFSLAAEHLFTSQPTVSHHIQQLEHELNVTLFERNKRSATVPTAAADILYDFSGNMLAEWDKTKQALQNTTATTTVTLHIGISQSVAAVLFPSLARDLKAAFPYLQFDVAVLNSLQVVNQLESRRLDLGFIEQPLTLKGATRTTLCSDQLTVSGWPTGTWITREEGSGMRYYTTAYLQTTGITPKHLMTVNNNAMLRALVQNGVGQALLSDRIAPPEAPQQAIGKKFQRHFYLLQKPSAHWPHKQAMLDKIIDLAKVATK; via the coding sequence TTGTTTAACTTATTACGCACCTTCATGGCTGTCTATGAAACTCGCAGTTTTTCATTGGCGGCTGAGCATCTTTTTACGAGTCAGCCCACCGTCTCCCACCACATTCAGCAGCTTGAACACGAACTCAATGTCACACTTTTTGAACGCAACAAGCGCAGCGCCACCGTACCAACTGCCGCAGCTGATATTCTGTACGATTTTAGCGGCAACATGTTAGCCGAATGGGACAAAACCAAACAGGCACTGCAAAACACCACGGCGACAACCACGGTCACCTTACATATCGGCATATCCCAAAGTGTCGCGGCCGTGCTGTTTCCTAGCTTAGCGCGCGATTTGAAGGCTGCTTTTCCCTACCTACAATTCGATGTAGCCGTCTTAAATTCCCTCCAGGTTGTGAATCAGCTGGAATCGCGGCGCCTTGATCTCGGCTTTATTGAACAGCCATTGACACTTAAAGGTGCTACCAGAACGACCTTGTGTTCCGACCAGCTCACGGTCTCGGGCTGGCCCACCGGTACCTGGATCACCCGCGAAGAAGGTTCCGGCATGCGCTATTACACAACTGCTTACCTACAAACAACCGGCATCACACCCAAACACCTGATGACCGTCAATAACAACGCTATGCTGCGGGCCTTGGTCCAAAATGGCGTGGGTCAAGCGCTATTATCCGATCGCATCGCTCCGCCTGAAGCCCCGCAACAAGCCATCGGGAAAAAGTTTCAACGACATTTTTATCTGCTGCAGAAACCGAGTGCTCACTGGCCGCATAAGCAAGCGATGCTGGATAAGATTATTGATCTGGCTAAGGTAGCCACAAAATGA
- a CDS encoding TDT family transporter, giving the protein MRNFLKQVPLPMAGLTLGLASLGNLYKLAGWQLVGDLTGIVAGLLFGLVLLKLCLTPLHAAGSLKDPIIASVSPTFSMTLMILCTYFVAWGMPLPVATIVWLMAVAIHFGLMIFFVLRHLISQPKAWRMIYPSWFVTFVGLGVIPVTSSQFVPALGQPLFWMALVIYVALFPFVLHRLRHVPLPEATQPLLTIMAAPASLCLTGYLASFDHPNFWLATGMLIFAQSLYFITLVSIRQYTRLSFYPSFAAFTFPLVISATALTKYIAAFAQNGTVHDLMSVLQWGEWIAATLMLVFVTGHYLHFLRRIRKGVKAAAQDAQKVIE; this is encoded by the coding sequence ATGCGTAATTTTTTAAAGCAGGTACCGTTACCCATGGCGGGGTTGACGTTGGGGTTGGCTTCGTTGGGGAATTTGTATAAATTAGCTGGTTGGCAGTTGGTTGGTGATTTGACTGGGATCGTAGCTGGGTTGTTGTTTGGATTGGTTTTGCTGAAGCTTTGTTTGACGCCGCTTCATGCTGCTGGTAGTTTGAAGGATCCGATTATTGCTTCGGTTTCGCCAACTTTTTCAATGACGCTGATGATCTTGTGCACTTACTTTGTTGCTTGGGGGATGCCGTTGCCGGTTGCGACGATTGTTTGGCTGATGGCGGTGGCGATTCACTTTGGGTTGATGATTTTCTTTGTTCTGCGGCATTTGATTTCACAACCGAAAGCATGGCGAATGATTTACCCGAGCTGGTTTGTCACGTTTGTTGGCTTGGGCGTGATTCCGGTGACCAGCAGTCAATTTGTACCGGCGCTAGGTCAGCCGCTTTTCTGGATGGCGTTGGTGATTTATGTTGCCTTGTTTCCGTTTGTGCTTCACCGGTTACGGCATGTGCCTTTGCCCGAAGCGACTCAACCATTATTAACCATTATGGCAGCCCCGGCCTCGTTGTGTCTGACCGGTTATCTGGCCAGTTTTGACCACCCTAACTTCTGGCTGGCAACAGGGATGCTGATTTTTGCGCAGAGTTTATATTTCATTACGTTGGTTAGTATTCGGCAGTATACGCGGTTGTCGTTTTACCCTAGTTTTGCGGCCTTCACGTTCCCCTTGGTCATTTCCGCCACCGCATTGACCAAATATATTGCGGCTTTTGCCCAGAATGGCACAGTGCATGATCTGATGAGTGTCCTGCAATGGGGTGAGTGGATCGCGGCAACGCTGATGCTAGTCTTTGTAACCGGTCATTATCTGCATTTTCTGCGGCGGATTCGAAAAGGGGTTAAGGCTGCTGCTCAAGACGCGCAGAAGGTTATTGAATAG